The genomic DNA GAGGAATagtatttatttttttgttgattttttatgAACTTTAATGTTTTACgtttttattataaaagtttgtgtTTTTATTACTTTTCCACAAAAGTTAAAAtgagtttagttttttttattagtttttattttagaTTTCTTCTAGTGTATAATCGTCGTTCGGTAGCTATTTAGTTATATATAAATTTGTGATAAAAATGAAGGTGCGTAAACGAGCTGTGTGGCTTGTGAGCTACTCAAGGTTTGCTCGACAAAAGCTTGAATTGAGTCGAGTTTAAacaagctcgagcttggctcgctagcctaaacgagctttatatatataatttcaatttttgatatttaatatatttaggTAATAACTATTGTTATATATAAGTTTGTGAAAAAAATAActtaatgatatatattatatgggtaaggatcctgtaaaaagtgctcaaagtgtaagaagtgtgagaagtgtattataacactatatataatactatataacaccatataaacaccgtataacaatatgtaacaccatataataccatataacactatgtaacactatatatcattatataacaaatataacactatacatctatcatagacatgctatcagacaacctatagtgttatatttgttatataatgatatatagtgttatatggtattatatagtgttatatattgttatatggtgttatatagtattatatatagtgttataatacacttctcacacttcttacactttgagcactttttacaggatcctctacctattatattgtattgtattatattatattatattgaaaattataataattattatcaatatgtatataaataattataaaatattaataaaataattaaatagtTAATAAATAACAGACTAGGCGAGCTCAAGTTTAAAAACTACGCACGAGCAAGCTCGACTGCTCGAGCCTAAAGAAGCTCAGTTTGGCTTGACTTCTTTACGCCCCTTTAAACGATACATGTTTTTCATGTAAAAATATAAGCATGACGGTTATTGATTATAGTCAGTTATTTTAAAATATGGTATTTCTCATTTATTATTTCAGCCTAATTGATATTTGTAGACTTAGTTATCATCGTCTAAACGTCAGTCAAATAATGGGATTTTCAGTTGACTAATGAATaatgaaagtcaaaattagggaTCTTTTGGATTTAATATTTTATCCATGAGTCATGACCTTTTCGTTTGTTTTTTCATATGATGTGGATTTTGGGTATTTCTTCAAAGTACTTATAAACACAAcatttcgtgtttattttatatTCTTGATTCGTcatattttattttgaaataCAATAAAATGCTCTAGAAATCGCAAATATTTTACACTTTATTCGCGCTTACTTATATATTTGAATGATTCCTAAAAAAGTAAGTCATGGTTTTTTTTTGTGGTCTGTGGGCCACGTTTTGTAAATTCGAAAACAATCTTGACGAATCGAGAAGTTAAAACGTGTTCACGAAATTATCACACAATTTTTATGGCTATAGGCCATTTTTATGTACTTTGATGGGACATTTTGATGATTCACGAATTAAAACGGCTTCTTAAAATTCTCATCATACTCAAGGCTATAGAGATGAAAAAAACCTATTTGGTGAACACTATGCGTGAATGTAACAAAAAATGGATATATTTGTGGTTTTCTCTTTTTGGAAACTTAATACTTGTTAAAGCTTTCTTAATTACTATGTTAAGAGTGATTAATTACATTTATAGttaaactaagctaactaactacCAAACAAAGTATAAATTCTTTTATCAGAATtgttaaaaataaattaatttatacTCTGTTACGGCGTTAATTAGCTTTCTTAGTTAACTAGTAATCAATCATAAATGGATTTTTAGTCATGTTTTTTATCGTCTTTAGTATTTATTTCTCAACTAAGAATGAATTGATTTTTCTTCCCATTAATTAATTTCAAATACATTGTTGCTGGAAAGTAGGTCTAACAGTAAACTGATCAAAATTTCTTATTAATTAACGTTCTAAAAAGGCATTACCATAGAAAGCTGTCATCTTCAAGAATTTAGTTTAGTAAGCAAATTTATGGCTGTTTTCATATAACCACAACTAGTTTTTTATGTGCTATATGATATCTAATACTTGTTTTCGTTATGTTATAATGTTCTGATCCTGTTTTTTAATGTGTTATATGGTATTTGATACTTGTTTTTTATGTATTATACGGTATATGACACCTGTTTTTATGTGTTATTTATGTGTCTTGACAAATTTAAGTAGATATTAACTGAAATATTGGTTCACCTATAATCTAGTGTTTCAGGATAGCGACCTTGACATCACAGTCAAATCTTTAATCCAAGTTGTTAGTTGTTGACATTAGTGCAGTCAATGGGACCTGTCTAATTCAAGATTAACCTCCTTTATTTGCGCtcataaactattttttttttatttatatcaaAATGATCAAATATACTTCAGTTCTGGTAACATCTCTTGGCGTCAATTATGATTTACATAGATAATTTGGTGGGACGAGGAGGACACGCGGAAGTGTACAAAGGACGCTTACCCGATGGCCAACTTGTGGCGGTGAAGAAAATAacaaagaaagagaagaaagacgAAGATCGAGTCGGAGATTTCTTATCTGAGCTCGGGATCATagctcatatcaaccatccaaacGCAGCTCGCTTGATTGGCTTCAGCTCCGATACTGATTTACACCTCGTCCTCCAATTTGCACCTCACGGCAGCCTAGCAACTTTACTACATAGTATGCATAACGTTTTTATTCCACGTGATTCAAACGTCATTCTGTTGATCCAATTGCTTTTCCACAGATGGTGAAGAAAGATTAGAATGGGCGTTACGGTTAAAGGTGGCAATTGGCATAGCAGAAGGGTTGCAGTATCTCCATTATGAATGTAACCGGCGAATAATTCACCGAGATATCAAGGCTTCAAATATTTTGTTGATGGAAGACTATCAACCCCAGGCTAGTTTTATAGCTACATATATCATTTATGCACCCGTATAGTccaggggtgtgaatttctgacacgacacgaacctaacacgaaattctcgggtttgggtttagtcttaATTGGTTCGGGTCAGTTTTAGGTTGAACCtgcgaacccgtttagctaaacgggtcgggtttgtgTCAATCCGATCGGGTTGGTAGgctgacccgtttaacccatttatatcatattttattttattttattttattttatcttatttttttacaatatgttttgtCTCAAATTAAATCGGGTGGGTGTTTTACGTCATAATTATAAATTAAAAAGTGAAATTGGCATtaaattttataattaaaatgtaattatattatatacatttgtgtttttcgTAGTAAAATTTTAACTTTAATACATTCTTttgtgaaaaaaataaaaaattcagtTTGAaagggtcgtgttcgggttcatatgtatgacacagttttcgggtcgggttgaacccaccAACCTACGCCCCACTAAATTGGTTCAATTCGGTCATGTTTGTACAGATATCTGATTTCGGGCTAGCAAAATGGCTACCGGAGAAATGGGTTCACCATATTGTTTCCCCCATTGAAGGGACTTTTGGGTACATGGCACCTGAATATTTCATGCATGGGATTGTTCATGAAAAGATCGACGTGTTCTCGTTTGGAGTTCTTTTGCTCGAGCTTATTACGGGTCGTGCTGCAGTTGATTCAAGCCGGCAGAGTCTTGTAATCTGGGTATGTTAATAAATAATCAATCTTTCGAATTTTGGTAAGTACAAAGTTACATAAGTTGGTGTGTTTGTCTAGGCGAAACCGCTTCTTGAGCAAAGTAATGTTGAAGAACTCGTGGACCCGCGTTTAGAAAACGATTATGAGGTAACTGAACTAAAGCGTGCAATGTCGGCTGCTTCCGCATGCATTCATCACATGCCAAACATGCGCCCAAACATGAAACGGGTAACTTCATCGACATATACCTTTAAAGAGACTTGATTTCGCGAcctaataataatataatatacttTGGTGCAGGTTGTACAGATACTGAAGGGTGAGGGGATGACAACCGAGCCAAAACCGAAGACGGGTGGTGGGCGTGCATTACTTTTAGACGCGTGTGACGTGGATGATTACACGGCTACTACGTACCTAAAAGACCTCAATCGACACATGGAACTTGCCATGGAGTGATGGTTGATCAACCTTGTAGAGATGGTGTGTTTTTTGTTTTGTATGTGATGGTTGTGGGTGTATATTGTTGGGAGTTGAGTCAGTGAGAGATGAAGATGGGCCTACAAGAAGCCCATTTAGAAATTTTAAGGACTGATCTTATTTTAGTGGTGGGCTTAGATGGGGCTGAAAAGGTGTAATCGTTCTAGACTTCTAGTTCTAATGAAAATCCCATGACACTTCTAAATCCTAGAAGATAATGATATCCATCGATTGACCGTACCCATAATATCTAACGCGATCAATGAATATGGATATTAAAAATTTGATTATTAATATTCCTTTCTTATGGCAGCCTTGCAACTTCTTTTACAAATGTAAGTAACCATCAGGGCCGTTGGCCGACTCCCTCCTTTATGGGGCCTTCTCAAATTTTATTGTTCTCAATGCTAAAAAATATTTTGCGTGTTTTAAGCGAAACATTTTACCTAAAATATACATAAATAACTTGCAAGTGTTTAAGAATGATTAAGCATGGCGTTCAAATAATTAAATGCAACTTGATTATATATAATGAACAAACAGTTAAAACCACCGAATACCTTATATAATTTCTGTGATATGAACTTACagttttggattttaataatcataAGTTTCACCTATTGGCCGAAAATAATCCCAACTTAAAAAATTCTTCCAACAATCtcaacttgtaagaatttggccCTCCTCGATCCCATTCTAATTGGGTTATAACCCATTTAGTTTTTGTTGATGTGGATATATGATACATGGATGTGTCTCCTTTTCACCCTTTTCTCCCTCTACCACAACCAACCTATTCTCTCTCTACAACCCCACCACAACCACCTCACCTCCATCTACACCGCTCACCACCGCCATCTACACCGCCCACCATCACTGCCATCTCCACTAACCTGAGATAGTAGTGGATACGGCAATGGTGGTGGGCGGTGTAGATGGAGGTGAGGTGATGGTGGTTATGCGGTGGGAGATGGGTGGTTGTAGAAAGAGTAAGTAGAGCGAGTGTGGGTTGGTGGTGGAGGTAGAGGGAGAAAAGGGTGAGAGAGATATATATCCACATCATCATACACGTCATCGTATATTGACGTCATCGTCCACAATAGCAAAAACTAATTGAGTTATACCCCGGTTAGAAAATGATGGATTGGGGCCAAATTTCTTACAAATTAAAATTGTTAGAGAGATTGGGGCCAAATTTCTTACATATGAAACTTAGAATTATTAAAATACAACAACCCTTTAACCTATTCCATTTGTGGCTATCATCAATTTCATTTACCTTTATTCTCACAACTAATCAGTACACATGGAATCATAATTAATATCAATATTGTTTCATATATAAATCGTATATTATTCCATTTTTACTAATTACGTCTGTTCAAATCCCATATCCCTGGCAAACTTGTTATCGAAAGTCAAAATGTAGAATTGTATTTTCAGAGTAACTTAAGTCTCAAAGGTAGGTTTAAAAATCAGCAAACCCATATTAAATCAACAACACAACTTTAGAAAAAATTACATAATGTCAAAAATTCGTAAATCTACATACACCAGATAAAAGTATGCATTCTTAGACATATTAATTTGAATAACCGACCATAGTTCCACTTTTGTAGACGAAGTTTTGATTTAGATTACCCAGTGGACAAGAATTAAACTTTTTTAAACAACAGGCCTAAACATAATTCAGTAAATTGTTTTCTTTGCCCTAAGCCATCGCTTTAGTTCACTGGCCCAAAAGCCGGCGCTGGTAAGGATACGCCTAGTGgacatcttttttttttgaacggcaaatttggatcactgacggaccactggagtatcatcgtgccaccagcagaaccacccgatcatatccatctccactagacaataatgtctatacaccaattcaggaggaaacccaatacatctgggaaaaaccccctttgtgggaatcgaactcatgacctaatggtcataagccttatcccaccaccaagataccactaggctataatgccatgggtggACATCTAATATTACTCTTCATATGTTACCTACCAATAAAcgaaatataatataattattaataCTCCTTTCTCCAAAAATTGTTGAATATGATTGCATAATGTTATTGGCAAACTTCTTAAACTTAACATGAACTAGATATTAAATATGACCCCAAAGCGGGTATGGAATTGTCTCACCCGGCCCGGCCCCACTTCTCTTCGGGCACTTTCTAATTTTTCTTCTAACTTTTTTAAAATAGCAAACTATCGGACTCCTAAATACCATTATTATACCTCTAAATTGTCTCTCTTTCATACTACCTTCCGAACACCATATACAAATGATTATACGTTAATAGTAGTCTTATATTTGAAGTGCTTATTCTATACGTATTGAAAACTTATACTAGTATAATATAATACTACACATTATACGTGGTTTGTATTGCCTATTAAAATTGTTTCTCTATTTATTGCCTTTCTGAATTACACATTTGAGCAAATCAAAGCTattgttcaaaacttatttcACTCATAACTAATCGGATAAACAATTCTATAATGGACGTGTAAAACCCATTTATTTAAGTAAAGAACGAAAATAAGAAAATAAACCCTTCTACACATACTTCaagttcataaaaaaaaaaaagaaaaaaaaatcagtttTGACCTTTTCTTTCATAGTGTTTGACTAAATACAGTTTCTTAATGGTGACAGACAGTGGCGGACCTATGATTTTttttcaatggggtccatttttttcggcgttcaaaattttcataacaaaacgttaaaattttcgggtcggtcctcgttTGGGTCGGGTCATAgcgaggtttgaactagatttaaaaaaaaaaagaaaaaaatgagctatacaaggattgaacccatgacttCTTGTTGGTAAAGAGAGGGATTTAACACTACACCaggtttctttttctttctatgTTGTCCGCCTAATTGTATTTTTGGGGGCcttatacaatttaatataccgaatctactaattttttttaaaaacattggggTCCGAGGACCCGACCCACtctatgtgggtccgcccctggtgACAGAATTGACTTTCTCAATATATTTGAGCAACGGCTGGGAAAGTCAGCATGATCAAAAACTCATCTAGATTAGAATATGATCAAAAAGCTCTGAAAGTTCACATGTGAAAACAGAAACTCTTAATACAAAGAAACATGATGAACTGATAAAGCGCAACTTATACTAGTCAAGTCGCCGAGCTGAAACTAGTGAAAGTTGGATTTGAACCTGCGACCTCTGCTAGAGTGAAACCAAGCGCTTAGCACTGTGCCACCCCTTAAAGGTTCCATGCgtatagtttttttatatatttttccgTTGACCGATTTTGTATACATGTGTAACGATCTTGTATCTCGGTTAGACTTGAGCAGAATAAAGGTAAGTTGGATTTATCAGACAAACTTAAATCAGCTACATTGGTTAAATCACCATCTGAAGAACAATGTGTCCACTATATTGATCCTAAAACAGATAAATGGAGTTTCTTGATGTTCTATATATGAAGTAGCACAATTACAATCATATCTATCAAAGAATTAGCCTACCAGCATAACCAATCGTAAACAAACTTACATATTCTGTATACATGTATCCATCCACCTGTTCGAGATGTGGGCTTATGCTGAGGTGGCACGCGCAAAATTGACAATTGACTATGTAAGGTCATGCATCCAAACACTTTGCCCATCTGAAAACGCGAGAAACTTTGCTTGGTAATTTATAGTCATTGAGGGAAGATGGATCTGCTGACAGGTCATCAGAGGTTGACCAATGGTACACGCCCCGTTCCTGTTGACTGCCCGGTACGGTGTTGTCTAGTATTGTCGCCACCAAGAGTGTCACCACCATGTTCATTGATAGCAGCGCGTTCATTATAAAATCAAACTGACAGCCAATCATTACAGAAAAATAGATGTTAGATATTCACAACAGTCTACAttccaattatactgaataaaaAAATTATGCAAATAATAGGGTCGCGTAGGGCTGTAATCGAGCCGAGCCAGGTTGAGGCTGAGTTCAAACTCGAGCTCGAActtaaacgagccagctcggctcggctcatttaGTTTGTCGAGCTAAAAAGTTGAGCTCGGCTCATAAAATGTTCGAGCCGGctcgttaattttttttacaaatattgataacataaaaaaccaaaaaaataaaataaaatatgtattatttttatttttctaatattTTAAAGATCGAAAGGTATTTTAAAAGTATTATATGAataatttttgtttattttccCATATTTTTTATACGTTATTGATTAACTACACTCAAAATGTTTTCACTTCAATTAAtcaatataaaattaaaataattcgagccggctcgcgagctcCCGAGCAGAGCCAGGCCTAGCTCGAGCTAGGCAACGAGCTTTTTCCAAGTGAGCCTTGagctttttgaacacccctactcgCGAGccagctcgataagtgaagctcaaGCTTATTTTTAAGCTCAAGTTCGGGCTCAAGCTTTTTTtaagctcggctcgattcgagatTTGAGCaggccgatctcgagtagctcacgagcggcttggctcgtttacatcACTAAACATACCTGTTTATTTCCAGAGTGAATTGGCCCATCTTGTGCTGCCGAGTAAGGAATGAAGTAACCGGGAAGAATTAAGGCGGTTTCGGGTTGATACTGTTGAAAATACGTGGGTAAGGATAACCCTAGAAACAGGGATACACCAACTATCATGATATTTCTGAAGCTTGATGTGTGAGTATACCGCAATGTCGAGAGCCCTAATGCCACAACTAAGGCCCACACAAAACACAACAAAGAAGCAGCCAATGCTTGCGGTATAGAAGCAAGAATCGCCCCCACTTTACCTGAAATAACATCTCATCGGTAAACAAATTCAATTCATGAAAACATTAACAAATGTTCAGTGGCGAAGCTTTAGATTTCCGACCAGGGGGCgaaagtcaccggacctaaaattTTCTATAAaactggggggtcgaaaacgtatatacccaaaattttctatacgaaaagtatatactctccactactgagcgaaaagttcgggaggtcagccgccccctcccgccctacTTAAGCTTAGCCAATGAATGTTATTAAAAACATTAAGAGAatacagatatatatatatatatacctacgAAAGAGAAGACGATCAAGATAACCGCACCCACCTCCACTGCCCTTCTACTAGCTATCTTTGTGATGGCAACGGTGTGTGCGTTTTCGGTCAAAGTCGTTGACCCGCCTCCCGTTCCCCATAGCCCAGCCAGTACACTACACATGCCTTCCAAACCAATTCCTCTACTTACGATACCCCGTGTTGGAGGCTTCGCATTAATATGCATTGATGTCGAGTAATACGTTCCAACCTTTCAACATACAAAAATACTATATAAGAATTAAATCTAATCATTGAACATATAGTAACTTGTTCAAATTAACTACAGGGTAAACTGCATAAAAAGTAAACAACTTTAAAAAGTTCTTGTTTATGGTAACTGCACTTTTTTTCCACTTTGGGTAATAAACTTCCAAATGTAGGTTAAATTTTTCTTTTTGGGAAAGTGGGCATGCAAGAAAAAGGTCATTTCGGCTTGGGTGTCGAATTTACTACTTACCCACGTCAAGTTTCCACTACGTaaaatcttggttttaaaaagcgagaggtGCACAAACGCGACAAGCTCTAAAACTAAGGCAcgaagcgcaaaagcggtgggcttttcgagttttcgtacccgaggcgcaaagagattatatatatttttatatatcccataggtttttagcatACCTTATtcaaaatatagctataaataaGGTTTATATATGACTTTACCTACATGTACAAGCCAAAAAACCTATAGTATAACATTTTGATGCATAAAAACACCCAAAGTACAGAAGGCGCCTCCGACCCCAGAAAAACCCAAAATTTGCGTTTTTCTTGCGCTTTGTGGACATGAGGTGACATGAGGTGTTGAGCCTTGCGCCCTTGGTTGACATGAGGCCACCAAGGATACAGAAGGTGACATGAGGTGTTGAGCCTTGCgcccttggttttaaaatgcgcgcataATGCGTGATGCGCCCAATGCACTAATGAGAGCGCATCGCAACAGCTGATGCGATGCGTTTACGTGATGCGAGAATATTGCGCGCATTTCGCATAATGCGCTCTGATGCACGCAACATTGTTTCTTATGCCTTTTTTCCAGATTTTATGAACTGTGTTCGGTTttttccataattaacatcttagTATGCTTGATTTGAACCAAAAAACACAACTCTTATCTTCTAATTACGTCAGTTGTTTtactttaagtatgtttttataagtttttatgtataaataatgtttaactattttttttataaagaacgCATCACATTCGTGATGCGCTCGCATCACGCATCACGCATCACGCATCAGATTTTTGGACTAAACGCATCGGAGCGCATCACGCAATTTAAAACCAAGCTTGCGCCTAGGCACGCTTTTTAAAACCCAGCGTAAAATAGAAAATATTTAAAAGTCAGTACCTTTTTACGGATAGATATAGTAATATTACCATAAAGATGAATTTGATGAAAGTTTTTATATAAGTTATATATAGACATATAGTTACCGAGTCAACTGAGGCCACCAAGGATACGACAATCATGATAATGGAGGTTCTTAGATGAAAGACGGGGATACCCCATTGCAAAGGGTAAGGTATCCTAATCCAATCAGCAGTGTCCCATGCATTAGATGCATCGGTCCTGCAATGCTTCATTGTATACGCGTGTTTGATACAAGAATCGGTTAACATATTGGAGATAGGTATGTCTGGGCTACATCCTTTGTAGTTGTATGCGCCGCCAGCTGTCAAGAAAAACGCGTACACCCATACAATCACAACGCTCAAAGGGACCTGTAAGAAAGGTCAATGTTGTTGACAACAAGATTATTCATTTATTTGTTGGACATAAAAACTATGATAAGAAACGTAAACAAGAGGATTTATGATACACGTACCGCGTATATATGAAATACTCGATTTCCAAGAATAGATACTCCCCGAAGGTGCTACAGAAACGAAGCAAAACTATGACATTTATGAAATTCAACAAACTAGTACGTGAATCTAGACGTGTGAATTTCTAACACGACCcgaaaacacgacacgaacctaacacgaaattcggtttgggtttagtctaaacgggttcgagTCAGTTTCAGCTTGAACCCAcaaacccgtttagctaaacaggTCAGGTTCGGGTCCACCCAGTGGGTTAACccattttatattatattatattttttttacaatatgttttgtgtcataaattaaattgggtgtgtattttatgccataattataacttagaagagaaattgacataagattttataatttagATCTAATTGTATTATATACATCAGTGTGTGTTTTTAGTATATTTTaactttaatatattaatttgcggaaaaaaattaaaaactaaaaaaattcgggttgaacgggttgTGTTCGGATCAACCCACAAATATTCGGGTCATGTTCGGGTTCATATATATTACACGATTTTCGAGTTCGGGTCgttttcgggttcgggttgaacctgtcaacccgcgaacacgacccgtttagcacccttTGGTGAATCAAACAGAAACTGTTATACGCACGTACCAGAGAAAATACAAGCACCAATAATATCTGAGGAACGCTGATCTCAACACAAGTACCGGCTTGAGGAAAACCGTAACTGAAAAATGCCAAACCCACGGCTCCGATAGTCGGTGCAACCACAACCGGATTTATCAACCTGCAGCGAACTCACTCACTTGAGCGTCTATTTTATTTCAAAAGTTAACGAATATTAACTGCTTATCATGATTCTTGAGTATATGATCATGAAAGAATTTACCTTAGGAGCAACGACATTAAACCGCTGAATCCAATAACGCATTGAAAGATTGAACTAACAATTATAGCCCCTTGTAGTTCCCTCATTATGTGTCGAAATTTCTGTATTACGGAAGGTTATCTAAGATTAACGCGAAGGAAAAAAAGAACTATGTGACGTGAAAAACGGAAAGCTTACGTTTTCACTAAGATTTCGGTACTCATGAGCGTTAATGATAACTAAAGCCGGAGCCAAAAACACAAATGAACTCCCTTGAACTAATGGTAACCGCGTCCCAAAGTACGAGTGCAAGATTGTGGTTAAACCAGAAACTAGCATTATTGTGGAGATTACAGTGGCGGTGTCCTTCTGTTGAAAATAAAGTAGAAAATGTGTTACAACGGTTAATTGTGGGATTTTTATTAACTAAGGTTAAAGTGAAAAAATCAAAGGAACGATGACGTACGTCGGTGCCACCCATAGCGGGGACAATGATCAACGGGACGAAAATCAGTGAACCCGCAAGTGAGAGGTAATGCTGCATACCATAATACAAGAGAGGTACTGCATTGCACATGATGAATCGTAAAAAGAAGGTAAATTGATTTTTAATGATCCAAACTACGAGTTATCGGTCGATGATAATCCATACTCACATTTTGATCAGCGACACTTCTAGGATCTAACTATGACTTCTGTTGACAAATTAGAACGTTGTAAATTGTTTTGAAAAGACATAAACGAGATTGCATTTGACAACGAAAGTGAAGGTTAGGAGTGCCATTGGTCACATTTTTGGTATAAACTATTATCGGCGAATGGGTCATAGgagtattaaaaaataaaaatcccaTTCTATCGAATAAGTAACTTTGTCTAGTTCTAATTAATATGTTGTAAGTTGTTTTAAAACGACATAAATgagattacatttgacaataaaAGTAAACGTTAGTCCATCGGTCAGCatggattattatcggccaacaggTCATAGTTTGGATTATTATAATCCAACTCGCCTAAAACGAAACTCAAATTATATAAACAAATGCatttattaatcaaacaaaaaaaataaaaaataaataaaaaaacacaaaccTAAACCAGGATTATCTCTAACTCCACACTTCATCTCAGGCAAACTTTCCtccccatcaccaccaccaccaggaTACTTCACATCAACCACCTCCttatcaccaccaccactagtTTCAAATACCCCATTTCTCCTTTCCCGGTTCAACTCCGGTTCAACATGATCAGATAAAATGGGTTCAGCCTCATTCTCCACCCTATCCCGGTTCAACTCCGGTCCAATCTCAACTCTCCGGTTCACACCCCTCCCCACAACCGGTTCAACTTCACTCTTctccaacccaccaccaccaccgccgccgccacttTCCAAATCAACCCCATGTGGGCCACTCCTATCTCTAACACTAGAACTTCCAACTTCACCAGAAAATATGGAAACAAA from Helianthus annuus cultivar XRQ/B chromosome 7, HanXRQr2.0-SUNRISE, whole genome shotgun sequence includes the following:
- the LOC110867816 gene encoding receptor-like cytosolic serine/threonine-protein kinase RBK1, encoding MNEEDLKSHKDIPIEDYEQSQSSPRGVLEITVSGTDSDDVSSFSSRGSSFNDKSPATEGDAESATDSGGDEDDGGGAEVYGPSAVSQGLRWRNLVYNLKLKSKSLKMFSMKRLGMRHDDDVAVVDGGDWTVAKPSWRNFTFEELAAATDSFCHDNLVGRGGHAEVYKGRLPDGQLVAVKKITKKEKKDEDRVGDFLSELGIIAHINHPNAARLIGFSSDTDLHLVLQFAPHGSLATLLHNGEERLEWALRLKVAIGIAEGLQYLHYECNRRIIHRDIKASNILLMEDYQPQISDFGLAKWLPEKWVHHIVSPIEGTFGYMAPEYFMHGIVHEKIDVFSFGVLLLELITGRAAVDSSRQSLVIWAKPLLEQSNVEELVDPRLENDYEVTELKRAMSAASACIHHMPNMRPNMKRVVQILKGEGMTTEPKPKTGGGRALLLDACDVDDYTATTYLKDLNRHMELAME
- the LOC110867815 gene encoding nucleobase-ascorbate transporter 11, which produces MDRGSTSESTNKQKGKKLRSKIEPFVPQGDHNARDLRSWAKRTGFVSIFSGEVGSSSVRDRSGPHGVDLESGGGGGGGGLEKSEVEPVVGRGVNRRVEIGPELNRDRVENEAEPILSDHVEPELNRERRNGVFETSGGGDKEVVDVKYPGGGGDGEESLPEMKCGVRDNPGLVPLLYYGMQHYLSLAGSLIFVPLIIVPAMGGTDKDTATVISTIMLVSGLTTILHSYFGTRLPLVQGSSFVFLAPALVIINAHEYRNLSENKFRHIMRELQGAIIVSSIFQCVIGFSGLMSLLLRLINPVVVAPTIGAVGLAFFSYGFPQAGTCVEISVPQILLVLVFSLHLRGVSILGNRVFHIYAVPLSVVIVWVYAFFLTAGGAYNYKGCSPDIPISNMLTDSCIKHAYTMKHCRTDASNAWDTADWIRIPYPLQWGIPVFHLRTSIIMIVVSLVASVDSVGTYYSTSMHINAKPPTRGIVSRGIGLEGMCSVLAGLWGTGGGSTTLTENAHTVAITKIASRRAVEVGAVILIVFSFVGKVGAILASIPQALAASLLCFVWALVVALGLSTLRYTHTSSFRNIMIVGVSLFLGLSLPTYFQQYQPETALILPGYFIPYSAAQDGPIHSGNKQFDFIMNALLSMNMVVTLLVATILDNTVPGSQQERGVYHWSTSDDLSADPSSLNDYKLPSKVSRVFRWAKCLDA